A window of the Helianthus annuus cultivar XRQ/B chromosome 4, HanXRQr2.0-SUNRISE, whole genome shotgun sequence genome harbors these coding sequences:
- the LOC110932770 gene encoding putative F-box protein At1g50870, producing METLEEQEYEQSTTTIVEQSTKKTNMSLPSEIIEDIFSRLPVKSILRFRTLSKPWLSRISDPSFTNLHLTRAHRTALFILAHDESGKRHLLSAPHDGGPVTHLITFHNPDYIVMYAQHVNGLVYLTCMKRSNEHRTHVYAFVVNPSMHKIFKLPDPYTDVKDFTQIRYLFGFDESRNEHKILMIRDSSLRSMEIMIFSMSSYSWRKIHAEPPLGFTWDGLWLNFYHNVCVNSVVHIMLAVSFDILAFDLRTEKFSIITTPQGVLPEDYDDTKQNDPYIIKLNGCIGVVCYDSVAENNEMYIWILQDYENRVWVKETVTFPEEWITLLYPLSFPVDSVNMDEIIFIPSNFSGNVISVPVYNKKTRCFKSLRFASGNQFSLSRTLQFRYIRCYVESMVPL from the coding sequence ATGGAAACCCTAGAAGAACAAGAATATGAACAATCGACAACAACGATAGTTGAACAATCCACCAAGAAGACAAACATGTCATTACCAAGTGAAATCATAGAAGACATCTTCTCCAGACTCCCAGTCAAATCCATTCTCCGATTCAGAACCCTCTCCAAACCATGGCTCTCTCGCATCTCCGATCCATCTTTCACTAATCTCCACCTCACTCGCGCCCACCGCACCGCCTTGTTCATTCTCGCTCACGATGAATCCGGAAAACGACACCTTCTCTCCGCCCCCCATGACGGTGGTCCCGTCACTCATCTCATCACATTCCACAACCCTGATTATATTGTTATGTATGCCCAACATGTGAACGGGTTAGTATATCTCACGTGCATGAAGCGCTCTAATGAACATAGAACCCACGTGTACGCTTTTGTTGTTAACCCTAGCATGCATAAGATTTTTAAACTCCCTGATCCTTACACCGATGTCAAGGATTTCACGCAAATCCGTTACTTATTCGGGTTCGACGAGTCTAGAAACGAGCATAAGATTTTGATGATTAGAGATTCTTCTCTACGTTCTATGGAGATTATGATTTTCTCTATGTCAAGTTATTCGTGGAGAAAGATCCATGCAGAGCCTCCTCTTGGTTTTACTTGGGATGGTTTGTGGCTCAACTTTTACCACAATGTTTGTGTCAATAGTGTAGTACATATAATGCTTGCAGTATCATTTGACATTTTAGCGTTTGACTTGAGAACAGAAAAGTTTTCGATAATTACCACTCCTCAAGGTGTTTTGCCCGAAGACTATGATGATACGAAACAAAATGATCCTTACATCATTAAACTCAATGGTTGTATAGGAGTTGTTTGCTATGATAGTGTGGCGGAAAACAACGAAATGTATATTTGGATATTACAAGACTATGAAAACCGTGTTTGGGTCAAAGAAACCGTTACATTCCCCGAGGAGTGGATTACGTTACTATACCCTTTGTCTTTCCCTGTGGATTCTGTTAATATGGACGAGATTATCTTTATCCCGAGCAACTTTTCTGGTAATGTGATAAGTGTACCCGTCTATAACAAGAAGACTAGATGTTTTAAATCATTGCGATTCGCTTCAGGTAATCAATTTTCGTTGTCCAGAACATTGCAGTTCCGTTATATCAGGTGTTATGTTGAAAGCATGGTGCCTTTGTAG